In Geminocystis sp. NIES-3708, a single window of DNA contains:
- a CDS encoding NAD(P)H-quinone oxidoreductase subunit F, with protein sequence MIDFLVHYIWLVPLYGLLGAVLSLPWALGFIHKTGPRPAAYINIFMTVLSFIHDSIVYAHIWHKPAQNIIFPWFSIADLDLSFAIEISPVSVGALQLVSGISLLAQIFALGYMEKDWAIARFFGLMGFFEAALGGLALSNSLLLSYGLLELLTLSTYLLVGFWYAQPLVVTAARDAFLTKRVGDILLLMGIVALSSDGAGLSFSELQKWAEISPLPTFTVTLIGLALISGPIGKCAQFPLNLWLDEGMEGPNPASIMRNSIVVSAGAYVLIKLEPVFNLSPVVTNTLIVIGGISAIGGSLIALAQIDLKRTLCHSTSAYLGLVFIAVGMGHVDIAFLILFTHGVAKALLFMSAGSIILTTTSQNITELGGIWSKMPATTLAYMTGSAGIVGLLPLGMLMTFSRWFNGNLKVTWWLLIILLIVNFVNALNFTRVFRLVFLGKPQAKSRRAPEVPWQMAIPMVSLTIITLVAPLVPLNYSQWLNNITPIINNDSFPTNYGLFLIIASGLIGCLIGTFAPLRRGWNRPVEKSIRVIQDLLAYDFYLDKIYQFTVVAFVSNLAKLTTWCDRYVIDGIVNLVSLVTIFSGNALKYNTSGQSQFYIMTILIGVSLLMWLILSGQWENIINYWSLF encoded by the coding sequence ATGATAGATTTTTTAGTACATTATATTTGGTTAGTGCCTTTATATGGTTTATTGGGTGCAGTTTTAAGTCTGCCTTGGGCATTAGGTTTTATTCATAAGACAGGGCCACGACCAGCCGCTTATATCAATATCTTTATGACAGTACTATCTTTTATACATGATAGTATTGTTTATGCTCATATTTGGCACAAACCAGCTCAAAATATTATTTTTCCTTGGTTTAGTATTGCTGATTTAGATTTATCTTTTGCTATCGAAATTTCTCCTGTTAGTGTTGGTGCATTGCAGTTAGTGAGTGGTATCAGTCTTCTGGCTCAAATATTTGCGTTAGGTTACATGGAGAAAGATTGGGCGATCGCCAGATTTTTTGGTTTAATGGGATTTTTTGAAGCAGCATTGGGAGGATTAGCATTAAGTAACTCTCTTTTACTAAGCTATGGATTGTTAGAGTTACTAACTCTTTCCACATATTTATTAGTAGGTTTTTGGTATGCACAACCATTAGTTGTTACTGCCGCTAGAGATGCCTTTTTAACAAAACGAGTAGGAGACATTCTTTTATTGATGGGAATTGTCGCACTTTCGAGTGACGGAGCAGGACTAAGTTTCTCAGAACTGCAAAAATGGGCAGAAATTTCTCCTTTACCTACTTTTACAGTAACTTTGATTGGTTTAGCTTTAATTTCTGGACCTATCGGCAAATGTGCTCAATTTCCTTTAAATCTCTGGCTAGATGAAGGTATGGAAGGACCAAATCCTGCTAGTATCATGAGAAACTCTATTGTTGTTTCTGCTGGTGCTTATGTATTAATAAAATTGGAGCCAGTTTTTAACCTTTCCCCTGTCGTCACAAATACTTTAATCGTTATCGGTGGAATTAGTGCTATTGGAGGCTCATTAATTGCCTTGGCACAAATAGACCTCAAGCGTACTCTTTGTCATTCTACCAGTGCTTATTTAGGTTTAGTATTTATCGCTGTGGGTATGGGTCATGTGGATATTGCTTTTTTGATATTATTTACTCATGGGGTGGCAAAAGCTTTATTGTTTATGAGTGCAGGTTCAATAATTTTAACAACCACTAGTCAAAATATCACCGAATTGGGAGGAATTTGGTCAAAAATGCCCGCAACAACATTGGCTTATATGACAGGAAGTGCTGGAATTGTAGGGTTATTACCTCTAGGAATGTTAATGACTTTTAGTCGTTGGTTTAACGGTAACTTAAAAGTTACGTGGTGGTTATTAATTATTTTATTAATCGTTAATTTTGTTAATGCCTTGAATTTCACCAGAGTTTTTCGTTTAGTCTTTCTCGGTAAACCTCAAGCAAAAAGTCGTCGTGCACCAGAAGTACCTTGGCAAATGGCCATACCGATGGTATCTTTAACGATCATTACTTTAGTTGCACCTCTTGTACCTTTAAATTATTCTCAGTGGTTAAATAATATTACTCCTATTATCAATAACGATAGTTTTCCAACCAATTACGGATTATTTTTGATAATAGCTTCTGGCTTAATTGGTTGCTTGATTGGTACTTTTGCTCCTTTAAGAAGAGGATGGAATCGCCCCGTAGAGAAGTCTATTCGTGTTATTCAAGATCTTTTAGCCTACGATTTTTACCTTGATAAAATCTATCAGTTTACAGTAGTAGCTTTTGTGTCTAATTTAGCTAAACTTACCACATGGTGCGATCGCTATGTTATTGATGGAATAGTCAATCTTGTGAGCTTAGTAACCATTTTTAGCGGTAATGCTCTTAAATATAACACTTCTGGACAATCACAATTTTATATCATGACTATTCTTATTGGTGTTAGCTTATTGATGTGGTTAATTTTAAGCGGACAATGGGAAAATATTATCAATTATTGGTCATTATTTTAA
- a CDS encoding SHOCT domain-containing protein — translation MAKTYFISHSNQDLEKIYRTTILWFKGKQYEVEGTEKQGIYLIQARKTSTIRTLLGSNLAFKIQIYFSNDKLINNKELIVETTRGKWIQNIAGASFAGIFTSGFTIMTGIATAGWGFLLENELIAYLENELNFKRVNTDISNEDNQDISRPNNNNTSTNISQNTEEKRIINELEAEINKLEIAFTDEILTEAEFTRKKAILERKIDDYEVNLVIEEKIAKLQDAFSQGILDQMEYEEKVHELEANMRETILQERRLERNKIKIIKLKEAFNNGIITKEEYQRKIANL, via the coding sequence ATGGCAAAAACTTATTTTATTAGTCATAGCAATCAAGATTTAGAAAAAATTTATCGCACAACTATTTTATGGTTTAAAGGAAAACAATATGAAGTAGAAGGAACGGAAAAACAAGGTATTTATTTGATTCAAGCTAGAAAAACGAGTACAATTAGAACATTATTAGGTTCAAATTTAGCCTTTAAAATTCAGATTTATTTCTCTAATGATAAATTGATTAATAATAAAGAATTAATAGTCGAAACTACAAGGGGAAAATGGATTCAAAATATTGCTGGGGCGAGTTTTGCTGGTATTTTCACCAGTGGCTTTACCATTATGACTGGTATTGCTACTGCTGGATGGGGATTTTTGCTAGAAAATGAGTTAATTGCTTACCTCGAAAATGAACTTAATTTTAAGCGAGTTAATACAGATATTTCTAATGAGGATAATCAAGATATTTCCAGACCTAATAATAACAATACTTCTACGAATATTTCTCAAAATACAGAAGAAAAGCGTATCATTAATGAATTAGAAGCAGAAATTAATAAACTAGAAATTGCTTTTACTGATGAAATTTTAACAGAAGCAGAATTTACCAGAAAAAAAGCTATTTTAGAAAGAAAAATTGATGATTATGAAGTTAATTTAGTTATCGAAGAAAAAATTGCTAAATTGCAAGATGCTTTTTCTCAAGGTATATTAGATCAGATGGAATATGAAGAAAAAGTTCATGAACTAGAAGCTAATATGAGAGAAACAATTTTACAAGAAAGACGATTAGAACGAAATAAAATCAAAATTATTAAGTTAAAAGAGGCTTTCAATAATGGAATTATTACCAAAGAAGAATACCAACGGAAAATAGCTAATTTATGA
- the argS gene encoding arginine--tRNA ligase, producing the protein MIDKLRNLFTSALIQAFGDELSSIDPLVVPASNPKFGDYQCNVALSLAKTLQQPPRLIAQTIINNVKLDNFCEPLEIAGPGFINIKIKPEYIAKKIKLAYQDDYLGITKSDESYNIIVDFSSPNIAKEMHVGHLRSTIIGDSIARILELRGYNVLRLNHVGDWGTQFGMLINYLRTEKPEVLTTANAVEIGDLVTLYKQAKIKFDQDLDFQEQARQEVVKLQSKDPESIKAWQLLCEQSRREFEIIYQLLDIKLTERGESFYNPFLQDIITDLEDANILTEDQGAKCVFLDGFVNKEGNPLPLIVQKSDGGYNYATTDLAALKYRINEDKARRIIYVTDAGQSNHFAQVFQVAKKANFIPENVELVHVPFGLVLAEDGKKIKTRSGETIRLKDLLDEAVNRAKLDLQKRLQTEERNETEDFINQVSKIVGLSAVKYADLSQNRTTDYKFSYDKMLSLQGNTAPYLLYVYVRVQGISRKGNIDLNNLNSETPIIFTQDSELVLAKHLLQLDFIIKEVEKDLLPNRLCLYLFELSQKFNQFYDQCPILQAEEKIKLSRLVLADLTAKVIKLGLSLLGISVLERM; encoded by the coding sequence ATGATTGACAAACTTAGAAATCTTTTTACTTCTGCTTTAATTCAAGCCTTTGGCGATGAACTTTCAAGTATAGATCCTTTAGTAGTACCCGCTAGTAATCCTAAATTTGGCGACTATCAATGCAACGTTGCTTTATCTTTAGCAAAAACCTTACAACAACCTCCAAGATTGATCGCTCAGACTATAATCAATAATGTTAAATTAGATAATTTTTGTGAACCTTTAGAAATTGCAGGACCTGGATTTATTAATATAAAAATTAAACCTGAATATATTGCTAAAAAAATAAAATTAGCTTATCAAGATGATTATTTAGGAATAACAAAAAGTGATGAATCTTATAATATTATAGTTGATTTTTCCAGTCCAAATATTGCGAAAGAAATGCACGTTGGACATTTAAGATCTACTATTATTGGTGATAGTATTGCTCGAATATTAGAATTAAGAGGTTATAATGTTTTAAGACTAAATCATGTGGGGGATTGGGGTACTCAATTTGGGATGTTAATTAACTATTTAAGAACAGAAAAACCAGAAGTTTTAACTACTGCAAATGCTGTTGAAATAGGTGATTTAGTTACTCTTTATAAACAAGCAAAAATAAAATTTGATCAAGATTTAGATTTTCAAGAACAAGCACGTCAAGAAGTAGTAAAATTACAGAGTAAAGATCCTGAAAGTATCAAAGCATGGCAATTATTATGTGAGCAATCTCGTCGAGAATTTGAAATTATTTATCAACTATTAGACATAAAATTAACTGAAAGAGGAGAATCTTTTTATAATCCTTTTTTACAAGATATTATTACTGATTTAGAAGATGCTAATATTTTAACAGAAGATCAAGGGGCAAAATGTGTTTTTCTCGATGGTTTTGTCAATAAAGAAGGTAATCCATTACCCTTAATTGTACAAAAATCTGATGGTGGATATAATTATGCAACTACCGACTTAGCCGCTTTAAAATATCGTATCAATGAAGATAAAGCACGTCGAATAATTTATGTAACTGATGCAGGGCAATCTAATCATTTTGCTCAAGTTTTTCAAGTAGCAAAAAAAGCTAATTTTATCCCTGAAAATGTAGAATTAGTTCATGTACCTTTTGGTTTAGTTTTAGCAGAAGATGGCAAAAAAATCAAGACAAGATCTGGTGAAACTATTCGCTTAAAAGACTTATTAGATGAAGCTGTCAATCGAGCCAAATTAGACTTACAAAAACGTTTGCAAACTGAAGAAAGAAATGAAACGGAAGACTTTATTAATCAAGTAAGTAAAATTGTGGGTTTAAGTGCTGTAAAATATGCAGATTTAAGCCAAAATCGTACCACTGATTATAAATTTAGTTATGATAAAATGTTATCTTTACAAGGTAATACTGCACCTTATCTTTTATATGTTTATGTTAGAGTGCAAGGTATTAGCAGAAAAGGTAATATTGATTTAAATAATCTCAATTCTGAAACTCCTATTATTTTTACACAAGACAGTGAATTAGTATTAGCAAAACATCTTTTACAATTAGATTTTATTATCAAAGAAGTAGAAAAAGATTTATTACCTAATCGTCTTTGTTTATATTTATTTGAATTAAGTCAAAAATTTAACCAATTTTATGATCAATGTCCTATTTTACAAGCGGAAGAAAAAATTAAATTATCTCGTTTAGTTTTAGCTGATTTAACGGCAAAAGTTATTAAATTAGGTTTATCTTTATTAGGAATTTCAGTGTTAGAAAGAATGTAA
- the radC gene encoding DNA repair protein RadC, with protein MVYNLRIADLPLSERPRERLMELGAKNLSSAELIAILLATGQGKGKLSAVGLAQYILNQLSQNKQDPLDVLREISPLELMKIQGIGPAKATTILAGIELGKRTFQFRPSIKAIIDSPNAAASAFSHDLMWQNQERFAVLLLDTKNALISTQVITIGIATETLIHPRELFREAIRKSATNVIIAHNHPSGNLEPSIQDLTLTEQLLQSAKIIGIPILDHLIIGNGDYRSIRQNCTLWDQYPQE; from the coding sequence ATGGTTTACAATCTAAGAATTGCCGATTTACCTTTAAGTGAACGTCCTAGAGAAAGATTAATGGAGTTAGGAGCTAAAAATTTAAGCTCTGCGGAGTTAATTGCTATATTATTAGCTACAGGACAAGGAAAAGGCAAATTATCGGCAGTTGGCTTGGCACAATATATCCTGAATCAACTTAGTCAAAATAAACAAGATCCTCTTGATGTATTGCGAGAAATTTCACCTTTGGAATTAATGAAAATTCAAGGAATTGGACCAGCTAAGGCTACAACAATCCTTGCAGGTATAGAATTAGGTAAACGTACTTTCCAATTTCGCCCTTCTATTAAAGCTATTATAGATAGTCCAAATGCCGCGGCATCTGCCTTTAGTCACGATTTAATGTGGCAAAATCAAGAACGTTTTGCAGTATTATTATTAGATACGAAAAATGCCTTAATTAGTACTCAAGTTATTACTATCGGCATTGCTACAGAAACATTGATTCATCCCCGTGAACTATTTCGTGAGGCAATACGTAAATCAGCTACCAATGTCATTATCGCCCATAATCATCCTTCTGGCAATCTTGAACCTTCCATACAAGATTTAACATTAACAGAACAGTTACTACAAAGTGCAAAAATCATTGGTATTCCTATATTAGATCATTTAATTATCGGTAATGGTGACTATCGCAGTATTCGTCAAAATTGTACTCTTTGGGATCAATATCCGCAAGAATAA
- a CDS encoding YraN family protein codes for MENIGHLGEKVIAQWLIRKGYDILYFRWRCRWGEIDLIAKDNKSDILIFIEVKTRKIRNWDSDGIFAINDTKQEKLLLTAETFLSENSSFSNLNCRFDIALLNYYKKSSFNQEETTFIINDKNISYQGYQFCIIDYIENAFN; via the coding sequence ATGGAAAATATTGGGCATTTAGGAGAAAAAGTTATCGCTCAATGGTTAATCAGAAAAGGCTATGATATTTTATATTTTCGTTGGCGTTGTCGATGGGGAGAAATTGATTTAATTGCGAAAGATAATAAATCTGATATTTTGATATTTATTGAAGTTAAAACTCGTAAAATTCGTAACTGGGATAGTGATGGTATTTTTGCGATTAATGATACTAAGCAAGAAAAATTATTATTAACTGCTGAAACTTTTTTAAGTGAAAATTCTTCTTTTTCTAATCTTAATTGTCGTTTCGATATTGCACTATTAAACTATTATAAAAAATCTTCTTTTAATCAAGAAGAAACTACTTTCATTATCAATGATAAAAATATCAGCTATCAAGGTTATCAATTTTGTATCATTGACTATATTGAAAATGCTTTTAACTAA